One part of the Anaerotruncus rubiinfantis genome encodes these proteins:
- a CDS encoding acyl CoA:acetate/3-ketoacid CoA transferase produces MLKTTFITAQQAAGMIPDEKTVCTIGMTLVSASESILKALETRFLTSGHPANLTLLHSCGQSDRDRGIQHFAHEGFIKRIIGSHWGLQPRWMDMIAQNKVEAYCLPQGQIAQLYRSMACGLPGKLSKVGLGTFIDPRLEGGKMNDRTKPLPDIVDVVELKGEEYMLYNAVPLDYCIIRGTVCDEMGNLTTDDEAMKLEVLPAVLATKRFGGKVIAQVREVAQTGTLNPKNVTVPGVFIDAVVVCENPFEDHRQTSSWYFDPSYCGKLRTPRGSMEPVPFNERKFIARRATMEICRGNVINLGTGIPNDMVGKVCNEEGVADDIMITVESGIYGGVQAGGIDFGIGKNLYAMIAHHEQFDYYNGAGVDVTFMGAGELDQCGNVNATKMGPRCTGAGGFIDITQNAKKVVFCATFTASGAKYDFSGGKLRILQEGKVRKMVKRVAQISFNGKIAREKGQKVVFVTERCVFELVPNGVLLTEIAPGIDLQKDILANMDFQPIISKNLKTMEASLFNRDGLFGLREMMLGKA; encoded by the coding sequence ATGTTAAAAACGACTTTTATCACCGCACAGCAGGCGGCCGGCATGATCCCGGATGAAAAGACGGTCTGCACCATCGGCATGACGCTGGTCAGCGCGAGCGAAAGCATCCTCAAGGCGCTGGAAACCCGTTTTTTGACGTCCGGCCATCCTGCAAACCTGACTTTGCTGCATTCCTGCGGGCAGAGCGACCGCGACCGGGGCATCCAGCATTTCGCGCACGAGGGGTTTATCAAGCGGATCATCGGTTCCCACTGGGGGCTGCAGCCGCGCTGGATGGATATGATCGCGCAGAACAAGGTGGAGGCCTACTGCCTGCCGCAGGGACAGATCGCGCAGCTCTACCGTTCGATGGCATGTGGCCTTCCTGGCAAGCTCTCGAAGGTCGGGCTCGGCACCTTTATTGACCCGCGCCTCGAGGGCGGCAAGATGAACGACCGTACCAAACCTCTGCCGGACATCGTGGACGTGGTGGAGCTCAAGGGCGAGGAATATATGCTCTATAACGCCGTCCCGCTCGACTACTGTATCATTCGCGGCACCGTCTGCGACGAGATGGGCAACCTCACCACCGACGACGAAGCGATGAAGCTGGAGGTGCTTCCGGCGGTGCTGGCGACAAAGCGGTTCGGCGGCAAGGTGATCGCGCAGGTGCGCGAGGTCGCCCAGACCGGCACCCTCAACCCCAAGAACGTCACGGTGCCCGGTGTGTTTATCGACGCGGTCGTCGTCTGCGAGAATCCCTTCGAGGACCACCGGCAGACCTCCTCCTGGTACTTTGATCCCTCCTACTGCGGCAAACTGCGCACCCCACGGGGCAGCATGGAGCCGGTGCCGTTTAACGAGCGCAAATTTATCGCGCGCCGCGCCACGATGGAGATCTGCCGCGGCAACGTCATCAACCTCGGCACCGGAATCCCCAACGACATGGTCGGCAAGGTCTGCAACGAGGAAGGGGTGGCGGACGACATCATGATCACCGTTGAGTCGGGCATTTACGGCGGTGTGCAGGCCGGCGGGATCGACTTCGGCATCGGCAAAAACCTCTATGCGATGATCGCCCACCACGAGCAGTTCGATTACTATAACGGGGCGGGCGTGGACGTGACCTTCATGGGCGCGGGCGAGCTCGACCAATGCGGGAATGTCAACGCTACCAAGATGGGGCCGCGCTGTACCGGCGCCGGAGGCTTCATCGACATCACCCAGAACGCGAAGAAAGTGGTTTTCTGCGCGACCTTCACCGCTTCCGGCGCGAAATATGACTTTTCCGGCGGGAAGCTGCGGATTTTGCAGGAGGGCAAAGTGCGCAAGATGGTGAAGCGGGTGGCGCAGATCTCCTTCAACGGAAAGATCGCGCGCGAGAAGGGCCAGAAGGTGGTCTTTGTCACCGAACGGTGTGTCTTCGAGCTGGTGCCAAACGGCGTGCTGCTCACTGAGATTGCGCCCGGCATCGATCTGCAAAAGGACATCCTGGCCAATATGGATTTCCAGCCGATCATCAGCAAAAATCTCAAAACCATGGAAGCTTCCCTTTTTAACCGGGACGGCCTTTTCGGCCTGCGCGAAATGATGCTTGGGAAAGCTTAG
- a CDS encoding thiolase family protein, with translation MNQKIVLVSGCRTAVGEFLGGLSTVNQIDLGGIVVKEAVKRAGIDPAIVDEVIVGNVGQIAESGFIGRAVMLKAGLPKETTAYSVNRQCGSGMQAIVDGMLEILTGNAEVVVACGTENMSQAPYYIKNARTGLRMGHQQLEDGLIDLLTWPLGPYHNGMTAEAVAEKFGVTREMQDRFALESQNKMIAAMDAGKFKEEIVPVQVKQKKETLTIDTDEHPRRGLTLEKLARLRPAFKEGGSVTAANSSGINDGAAAVVMMTEEKARVLGCRPLMEFVGYAVAGYEDILMGYAPYFSTRKLLKKLDMNLDEIDLVELNEAFASQSVAVIRDLGLNPAKVNVNGGAIAMGHPVGATGCILPVKMMYEMKRTGAKTGLITMCIGGGQGISAIFRNLQ, from the coding sequence ATGAACCAGAAGATTGTACTTGTGAGCGGATGCCGCACGGCGGTCGGGGAATTCCTCGGCGGGCTTTCCACCGTGAACCAGATCGACCTGGGCGGCATTGTGGTGAAGGAAGCGGTGAAGCGCGCGGGGATTGATCCGGCAATTGTGGATGAAGTGATTGTCGGGAATGTCGGCCAGATCGCGGAGAGCGGATTTATCGGCCGCGCGGTCATGCTGAAAGCGGGTCTGCCAAAAGAAACGACCGCTTACAGCGTCAACCGGCAGTGCGGCAGCGGCATGCAGGCGATTGTTGACGGCATGCTCGAGATTCTGACCGGCAACGCGGAGGTGGTCGTGGCCTGTGGGACTGAAAACATGTCGCAGGCGCCCTATTATATCAAAAATGCCCGCACAGGGCTGCGCATGGGCCATCAGCAGCTGGAGGACGGCCTCATCGACCTGCTGACCTGGCCGCTTGGTCCATACCACAATGGCATGACCGCCGAAGCGGTCGCGGAGAAATTTGGCGTCACCCGCGAGATGCAGGACCGGTTCGCGCTGGAGAGCCAGAACAAAATGATCGCCGCGATGGATGCGGGCAAATTCAAAGAGGAGATTGTCCCGGTGCAGGTGAAACAGAAAAAAGAAACGCTGACAATCGACACTGACGAGCATCCGCGCCGCGGGCTTACGCTTGAGAAGCTCGCACGGCTGCGTCCAGCTTTCAAGGAAGGCGGATCGGTCACGGCGGCGAATTCCTCGGGTATCAATGACGGCGCGGCTGCCGTGGTGATGATGACCGAAGAAAAAGCAAGGGTGCTCGGCTGCAGGCCGCTGATGGAATTCGTTGGATACGCGGTAGCGGGATATGAGGACATCCTCATGGGTTACGCCCCATATTTTTCGACCCGAAAGCTGCTCAAAAAGCTGGATATGAACCTTGATGAGATCGACCTGGTCGAGCTCAATGAAGCGTTTGCCTCTCAAAGCGTTGCGGTGATCCGGGATCTCGGGCTTAACCCGGCAAAAGTGAACGTCAACGGCGGGGCGATCGCCATGGGCCATCCGGTCGGCGCGACCGGATGCATCCTCCCGGTCAAAATGATGTATGAGATGAAGCGCACCGGCGCGAAAACCGGCCTCATTACCATGTGCATTGGCGGTGGGCAGGGCATCTCCGCCATCTTCCGAAACCTTCAATAA